The Musa acuminata AAA Group cultivar baxijiao chromosome BXJ2-2, Cavendish_Baxijiao_AAA, whole genome shotgun sequence genome contains the following window.
GAACCTTGCCTAGAAGTATGACAAAGTAAGATACCAGAGGACAAATAAAGAGGATGCCATCATGGATAACAACATTGACTTCCCTTGGTTTGGAGAATGTGCACAAAAACAGAAGCACATTTGATCAAAACTTGGTTTCTTTTGGGGCAACCTGTTCTTGAGTATGCATGGTCATCATGTAACTCTTAAATCCAATAGATTAGAGTATGCTCGATTAGCAGCCTCTTAAGAATGAACCTTATTTCATGGGAGTCATGTATTACAAAATTGAATACACATGTTTCTGGAATATCATcaccaaatattactgaataattAAATGTTCATTACGTagtatataagattttttttttttgaagcaaTGGTTTTCTGTCAAGTATTTCAACCAAGGTTGTTGATCTACAGGTAAACGCACCACATGGCTTCTTAAATATTCTATTTTGTTGCAAGAATTGGCTCGTAAGTCATAATATAGTCCAACTTTCTGTAATCAAAACATACTAATTTGTTAAAAAATCTACCAAGTTGGTTCAGTGATTCCAAGTCCATCAGCAAATAGGGCCCTCAAAGGAATCAATGTAAATGGGTGAATATTTGTAAGTAAAGATACTTGACGGCTTAGTTTTGATACAATTTACCTTCTGACATTGTGAAGTACATGTTCTAACCCCATTTCATTCTTATTCTACTTTGAAATCTCAATTAGAAACAATTATAGTAGATCACACAAAAAAGAACTATTTGTTTCTGTAAAATAACATAATCACATCAAAATGAAATGAAAAAGAACAATCACCAATTTCAGTCTTCATCAGTGCATGACATAAGATAAAAAGAATAATCACAACATGTATGATGTGCATAACCAGCAAAAATGCAggcaaaagaagagaaagaacagAATTCAGCACCAATAAGTCACCTTTCCATCATGGAAACAACGCCGACAAACAAATGAAAGAGTCCTATCTCCATAATCCATTGCATGGCTTCCTTTCCTCCATGTGTTGTTCAAAATATTTCTAATCATCGCCTAAAAATAAACACAAAAAATAGGTTGATTACTAGTTATCAAACTAAAACAAAAGCAAGAATTACAATTTACCACATACTAAACAATACTTCCACTCccactattgttatcatcataaaaaacttTGCATTTAGCAATATTAACAAAGAAGCATCAAAGTTTGATATCTGTAATAGATATTCAGCAGGTGCACTTTGATATCTATAATAGATCAGCCCGCTGTATGCGAAGCTCACAAGGTCAGTATTCAGCAATGGTTTTATCAGATCAAATTAACAGGAAAATAAGCTATTAACTAGAAGAATAGTGGACGAGAAAGAGGGAACTCAACGATGCAAAAACGAAATTTATAACAACATATTAGATCGTCCTCACCAAATGCACATCTTACTCAAGAATCGACTTGCTCTCGGCGAACCATGGACACTTTACAATAGAGAAAACATCGGGGATCATAAGAAACCCCAATTCTTAAAGAACAAAGCCTGCAGAAATGGCAGAGGAGACTACCAAACTAAACGACATGATCAGACCTCTTACTGGATCACAGAAGAGAGAATCGCCGTTCGGCTGATGGAATCGAAGGCGAGAGATGGCGCACGACGGACGTATTCCCAAGTAGACGATGCCCTAAAGAAGAATGACGGGTGTCAGCCTCGGCACCGGCCGGGCCACATGTTTACTGGGCCGGATCGAACTCTATCCACCCAAACCTTTATATGACGACCACTACTATCGTTCACACACGCATTCTCACTCGATTGACTACGCATGTATTTATTTGAGGAAAAATGTCGATCCATTGCGCGGCCCTTTCGTGCCTTCTCGTCGCTATCTCCTCGACGCGAATGACGCAATTGATGTCGCAGGGCGGGTATGAAACGTGCCTCCAGCGGGCGCCGCTCGAGACCACCGAAATGCTTCGAGCGAACGACTTCAGCCACTATGTAAGATTCCGCTTAAAACTCCACTCTCTACGGTGTCGTGAGTTGAGTCGTTTGTTGCATCGAAATTATCAAAGCTGTGGTTGACCTTAGCGCCGCCCACCAATGACGGCATTTATTTCCTTCTCGTGTCCTCCTCCCATCTGTCTTCTTTGTCCTTTTCCGTCTTCTTCCCAAATCGCATTCGAGAATTCGAGGCTCGTATTATCTTCCAGACTAGCAAGCATCCAAAGGAAGAAAGGAGGATTCTTAATTTTTCTTGTTGTTATAGCTCGAAATCGAAGAGGAAGCCCCCAGCATTTTCTTTGTTCCTGGCAGGCGATCGAAGCCTACGGGGGATGGAGAGGGAGGGGAGGGTGAATCCAGATTGCGTTAACGCTTCCAATCCCTTCCATGTGTGCGCGGAGTATTGCGTCCAGCGAGCTCATGTATTGAAGCCGCGAAGCCCGCGGCCAAAATtaggtctttttttttcttttccttttctcttcCTATTGACTCCTTTCTTTATTTCTTCTCTGATTTGATCTGCTCTATTTTTGTCTTTTTTATTTATCGAGCATTGAAAATTTGAACTTTGTAGTTGTTGCAGCTCAAAATGGGGAGAGACGTGAAGGGGATCGAGGGATGGTAGTTGCAGAAAGAAATGTGGATCCTTCGTGTCGCAACGTCTCGAATCCATACCACCAGTGTGCTGAGTACTGCTCTCCAAGAAGTCCCCAAGTCAAAGAACTAAACGGGGAGAAGCGATCAGGTCTGATTCTTTCGTGGGTTACGGATTGTtttgtaatcaccgataattttctcccttaatataaatacattattataaataatatattactttatttaaattattaacttccttGTTTATGTAATAtaattaaggaaatgattaaattaaTTTCTTTAATCATGCGAACAAGTTAAATTTTtttcaatcaattaaattattaattgatttatttcctaataagtaatgtgatttttaggaagtaaatagtttatattctattttatgtgtgaatcataaaaaataaatattatatttttatttttatgtgtgaaggtaaaataaaaataaatttaaaaataaaatttaaattattactcCTATAAGTTCCTTGTCCCTCGTTCTGAGGATTCCTTAAAGAGAGGATCCCAAGGAGAGATAGGATACTTTAGTCTTTTCTAATTAGTTTTGATTCatgttttgaaatatttaatattagaattgttataattttatgatgtataataatattttaattttaaaaatttataattaataaataataataattgatttgtgatgttagaatgattatttaacGTATAATGGGCTCTTACGTTTAAATGAATTttaagattgatttaattattaaaatttttatttttggattaacacaatagttctaatttatttaattagatatatttgtgtttcaagaattatatataaatttttatattaattagttttaaaattaagatcaagaatttaaattctttaatttatggatttgagttattttttataatttaaaatattaaaatttaatttgataagaggagtctaactaAGGTTTGACCTGAGTTAGGTTAATTTGTCAGACCGGGTTCACCCAACCCCTGTAGCCATGTACGACTCAGCTCACGTGACAAGGTATAATCTAACTCATGTGGCCAGGCATGACTTAGCCCATGTGGCCAGGTAGGAGCTAGCCCATGTGGTAAGGTATGACCTAACCCATGTGGCCATACATGGTCCAACtcatatgtcaaggcatgacccaACTCGTGAGCCAGGCATGACCTAGTTTAATGATAAGGCTTAGCccagtccatgaagttaagcctgcccagctaTGCGATTGACGCTAGACACATCGTCGCTCCTCTATCTAGCCCATTGTACCTTAGCCCAACCTATTACTTGGGACAAGCATGTGCGGTGCGCGTGAGCCGTCCAAGACTCAAGTGggtactatacgacatagtctgATTTCCTCtccctttattggtttgagcttgttaattgaCTGAATCAGATAGGTTTAATCGGTTCAAGCCGAGTTAGGATGATTCTAGAccaacttgactagttcaaacctacttgacataatcaaaatcaatcaaatctaaattagatctTTCTAGGGTGATTTTAGATCGGTTCCATAAGGATTTGAGATTGATTATATTAGGTCCAGTTGGATTGAGTTTGTTTTAAGTCAATTATGTCATTTCAATTAGGATTTTGGTTGATTAAGGACTATTAAGAGATTAATATCTTATgttttttatgatttgatgaacttaaaagttttatctgaaagtattatttggaaatgattattggttttttacttttttaagtttatgatattgaccTGATTGTTACCATATAGTATATGTGATTATGCTAGTGATCCACATTGGAAatgcaacctgtgaaaggagctacgcGTCCATCATAGTACAGAGCCACTTATGGACATAGTCTAGCAGATTATACATTAATCATGGTccctcataatattttattatattatttcttaGATGTATGCATAAATGAATAGATGaatataaatgaatgatcataatTGTTTATGTATCCATGTCGAGGGTAGGTAGAGCGATTCCATTCGGGGATTAGTGGACCGTCAAACGTGATGGTTAGACAGTTTCTCCATTCACTGTTGAGAGGAATTCATCTTATGGAGTATgcatctccatccgttgttgggagagtaCACCATCGAGTGTGATGTATACCTTTGTTATCTGACTGTTATGTATGTGTTACatgtgattgatgcatgattttatttattacaaaaagaattatcattatttttttgatgtatgagttttataatgaattgatatattatcatttcttattaaattattgatatttgtataTGTTTCACAAATACTGAAGatttgttttataattttttaaagattcCTACCAGCATATGTGATtgctgatatttttttattttatttttatttttaaaataatctatTACTTTATAATAGATCTAAGACCTAGGTGGAAGAGACTTTTTTGTCACTTGTGGTCCTACCACAAAGATGTGATCATTTTTTTAGtgaataaaatatttactattgtaaagatatggatttgaattcaaggatgaaaagaaaaaagaatgtcttctgtaaattatgaataacaaaatggtgattattattttttataaatttaggatGTGACATGTTGATTCAAAGAAGAAATTTAGGTGCTTTGTGAtgcttttttctttccttcttgctgATATGAGTTGTTTCTTATTAGATTTATGGAAAATTTCGAATTTAATTGTTTTATTTCAGTTTCATAGAAGCTTAATTTCATAAAGTTGTCACTGTTTGATTTGTGATTTCAGTAGACAGTGTTGTGAAGATGGAGGGTAAccaagagaagaaggaagagatggAACACAAAGAGGGAGGCAATTCAAGTGTGGTTATTTCCATGGTTCTTCTTGTTACCCATCCCCTTCTTTGCCTTAATGTGCTGCaggactttttttttctttgtagttGTCCCAGCTCAAAATGAGGAGAGATGCAAAGAGAATCGAGGGATTGTAGTTGCAGAAAGAATAGTTGTCCCTTCATGTCCAAATGCGAGCAACCCATTTCATCAGTGTGCCGAGTATTGCTCTCCAAGAAATCCCGAGGAGAAAAGACAAAGGGAGAAGCAATCAGGTGTTGTTTTTCTTGAATTACCAGTATTTTACTTGTCCAAAATTCTAGTAGATATTTAGGAGCTTTCTTGATTATTTTCTTCCTTCTCGCCAGTAGGATTGATGACTTAACGGAAGTTAGGATTTTTGCCAGTTTGTTTACTTTTTTCCTGAGACCCTTGCTGTGATAAAGAAGACTTTGTTTCATGTAATTATGACCATCTGGATTGTGATCTCAGCAGAAATTGGTGTGAGGATGGAGAATAACAGGATGGTGGATCCTAGATGTGTTAATGCATCTAACCCCTACCATGTGTGTGCTGAATACTGTTTCCAGAAGATGAAAGAAATGAAGCAAACAGAGGGAGGCAAAGCAGGTGTGCTTCTCACTTGactgattttgattattttcttAGGGAGAATCCTAACTGAAAAACTGCTATAGTTGTTGCCGCACACAATGAAAGAAGGGAGGGATTGAAGATAGATGTGAGAGAGGGAGTCCACCCCAGTTGCATAAATGCTTCCAATCCATATCACAAATGTGCCGAATACTGCTTCGAGAAAATAAATCAATTGATGTAGCTAGCCAGTAAAGACAAATTAGGTTTGCTTCTTTCTTGCCTTGCTGTTCTTAGATTGTATTcttcaaaaaatttattgattGCATATAACTTTTATTTTCCAGATAACTTCTGTATTGTCATCaatgttcatcatgtgtctttTAGTAGGTTCACTATCTAATATTAGTAGAGATAAGCCTCTGTCCACAAAGCTTTCTTTTTCGCTCTAGTTGATTGAAAATGTTTGTATGGACTATCAAAATTAATAATAGGTTGAAGTTCAGTTTTCAGAAAGTTCTCATTCTAGAGAAAATGTGACCTTTAATATGAAAACATACAAATTCACATTGCCCAAGAAGTGGCCAAAACAGAGGGAATAAAAATAAAGAACTTGTGGTCAACTTTTTAGTGTCATATATTATGGAGAAACTATTTAGTAGGTCTCAACATCAGCTAGGATATAGATCCTTTACTAAAAAATTTTCAGTTCATAACACATCTGAATTTAAA
Protein-coding sequences here:
- the LOC135605405 gene encoding uncharacterized protein LOC135605405 isoform X4; translation: MEREGRVNPDCVNASNPFHVCAEYCVQRAHVLKPRSPRPKLAQNGERREGDRGMVVAERNVDPSCRNVSNPYHQCAEYCSPRSPQVKELNGEKRSVDSVVKMEGNQEKKEEMEHKEGGNSIVPAQNEERCKENRGIVVAERIVVPSCPNASNPFHQCAEYCSPRNPEEKRQREKQSAEIGVRMENNRMVDPRCVNASNPYHVCAEYCFQKMKEMKQTEGGKAVVAAHNERREGLKIDVREGVHPSCINASNPYHKCAEYCFEKINQLM
- the LOC135605405 gene encoding uncharacterized protein LOC135605405 isoform X2 gives rise to the protein MEREGRVNPDCVNASNPFHVCAEYCVQRAHVLKPRSPRPKLVVAAQNGERREGDRGMVVAERNVDPSCRNVSNPYHQCAEYCSPRSPQVKELNGEKRSVDSVVKMEGNQEKKEEMEHKEGGNSIVPAQNEERCKENRGIVVAERIVVPSCPNASNPFHQCAEYCSPRNPEEKRQREKQSEIGVRMENNRMVDPRCVNASNPYHVCAEYCFQKMKEMKQTEGGKAVVAAHNERREGLKIDVREGVHPSCINASNPYHKCAEYCFEKINQLM
- the LOC135605405 gene encoding uncharacterized protein LOC135605405 isoform X1, with protein sequence MEREGRVNPDCVNASNPFHVCAEYCVQRAHVLKPRSPRPKLVVAAQNGERREGDRGMVVAERNVDPSCRNVSNPYHQCAEYCSPRSPQVKELNGEKRSVDSVVKMEGNQEKKEEMEHKEGGNSIVPAQNEERCKENRGIVVAERIVVPSCPNASNPFHQCAEYCSPRNPEEKRQREKQSAEIGVRMENNRMVDPRCVNASNPYHVCAEYCFQKMKEMKQTEGGKAVVAAHNERREGLKIDVREGVHPSCINASNPYHKCAEYCFEKINQLM
- the LOC135605405 gene encoding uncharacterized protein LOC135605405 isoform X3, producing MEREGRVNPDCVNASNPFHVCAEYCVQRAHVLKPRSPRPKLVVAAQNGERREGDRGMVVAERNVDPSCRNVSNPYHQCAEYCSPRSPQVKELNGEKRSDSVVKMEGNQEKKEEMEHKEGGNSIVPAQNEERCKENRGIVVAERIVVPSCPNASNPFHQCAEYCSPRNPEEKRQREKQSAEIGVRMENNRMVDPRCVNASNPYHVCAEYCFQKMKEMKQTEGGKAVVAAHNERREGLKIDVREGVHPSCINASNPYHKCAEYCFEKINQLM